In Cryptomeria japonica chromosome 5, Sugi_1.0, whole genome shotgun sequence, the genomic window gtctgtTTCCTTATTTCCATTTTTCATAACTGAAAAACCTGATTCGAAATATCTGAATCTTTTCAAGCATATGAACAAGAATAATACCTGTGAAACGCAACCTCATTGATAACTGAAAACAAACTAACCAGAAATCCATTAAGCTCACTGTTAAGTCCACTTTTGCATCATTCTTTTCAACTGAACAAACTAACTCGAGCTCCTTAGCTACAGCGGCGGCTGCATCTCTCATGGCGTCTAGGGTTTGAGACGGACTTCAAACTTgttcaaaaacaaaatgaaacacaAAAACGATGCTTCCAAAAAACTTTTAATCTGTCGGTCACAAAGTGTATTCCGAAGAATATGCTATTAGTCCGTAGACAAATTAAACATAATATAAACCAAAGATGTCGTTCAATAAATGCCAAGTCAGTGTTATTCACTGTATCCGTGTCACCAGCCTGGCCTGAGAGAAAGGCGTTTTAAACATATAACACGTCAGCTAAATTCAATGTATCCGTGTCACTAGTCTGGCCCGTGAGAAAGGCTTTTTAAGTATATAACCACATGCTTAATACACTTGCCTCAAAATATGAAACTTAAACAACAcaacttgccctcttttttttttttcttgtcatcgaggacaaaagtatCAAAAGAGCAACACTAAGAGCCAATGATTGGGTATCCATTCTGCCCAATTTGCCTAGGGCACAATCTTGGcttcatcccttatgatgttggagCCTTAAACTTGGCAAGACTTGATTCTTGGTAagctcattaagaacctttcaacttcactaGCAAACCAAGGACCCATTGGCACCTAAGTAATTTAAATAACAAAATGCAATTAAATAATTGCACCAACATAAATGAATATTAAATTCACTCATGAAAAATTGGTTCATGTGAAATACTACTCATAAAATATGGGTCAATAAAATTATGCAATTGAATTTTAATAGAAATGTCATAATTTGACACACTACGAAAAATACCTCACACTTGTTACACTTAAACTCATTTTAAAATGACTCACTAAAACTTATCGATCGATCTACTTAAGAATTAGGGGAAGAGTGCCAATTACCGTTCATGTTTTAATAACCATTCACTCCTTGCgcacccaaccccccaattactaactttggaagaaccaaaaaacaaataactaaaagcccattaataaatttcacgtGTACCAATAGCTTctcattttttagaatttttttatcaTAATTGGCTCATTTATGCCCCTGTATCGGTACCCATAACTACtgaggcatttgtgcataagtattgacaattttaagtgcacagttattggggcatctttaagtaggtatcgagTGACACTTTGAGATGTTTACTTTTTGACTCCTACATGTATAACAGATCCCACAACATGGATAGTTAATAcacagaagccaaaacaatagctataagcaattaagtcacaTGTGAAGACAACCCAGAAAAAACCTCAAAATCCAATGTACCGTTTAAAATGCATGTCGGGTACGTGAAGTTAACTATAACGGCTAATAGTACGCTTCCCCTAGACTTAACCATGAATAAATGGATATCCATGACACATTAAAAtgcaattaataataaattaatatagaTATATGCTAAGTTGTATGTACTTTATTTGATTAGCCTACGTTATTATTAGGAAATGGTTGTATTCCCCAACGAATATAGGTAGACTCTCTTTTAATACAAACGATGGTGTGGTGGGTAAAAGGTGAGGTTAACAATGTAGAACAGGATACCCACAACCAAAGAATCGTGAAACCCCTTATCTCATACATTCCTAAATTTCTTATCCATAAGCAACCAATGATACTCGCGACATATTGACTTGTATCACGGTGGATGCCTCTCTGCCATTACTTCGATATCCAACCCAAAATGCCATCCCAATTGAGATATGGAAGAAAAACTTTTGTAACCGTTGAATTTCTTCCAATTGAAAGCTCTATCCTCAATTGGGTATCAATCCATTCCGTCCTAGCACGTCTTGTAGCCCAAATAATTCTATTGAATTTCTTTAACAATGGCAGCTGCTGCATGTTCTTGGACACCTACAGGCCTCAGGGGTCTCGCCCCTGTAAGCCAGAACAAATCCCTTGCTCCAACCCAGGCCTCATTCCTAGGAAACTCAATAAGTTTGAAGACAAAATCTAGCTTCCAGAAGAAAACAAGAAGTGGCAAAGCATCCCCTCTTCATATTACCAATGCTCTCAATCCTTCTTTGGTGATCAGCCTGAGCACAGGAGCCTCACTGTTCCTCGGAAGGTTTGTGTTCCTGTCGTTTCAGAGGGACAATGTGACAAAGCAAGGCCTTCCTGAGCAAAATGGGGAGACCCACTATGAGGCAGGAGACACCAGGGCCCAGGAGTACTCAAGCCTTCTCAAGAGCAATGACCCAGCTGGATTTAACATTATTGATGTTCTTGCGTGGGGATCCATTGGTCATATTGTAGCATACTTCATCTTGGCCACTACAAGCAATGGATACAGTCCAGACTTCTTTTGAGCTCTGAAAAAAGGCACCATTCGCTTGTTCCTGGTTCTTAATGTTTCTTGTTACAGATGACTTGATCCTACTTTGATTTTATTAATGTCCTATCTCCTATGTATTTCCTTGAGGTTGTATTATTAGTATTTTATCACCCTGCTCTTGCTGTAAATTTTTTGCAACCTTTCATCTTCATATTAAGAATCAAAGCTTCCAAAAATAATTGGATTGTGTATTTGTTTGGCATGAAGGATGTGAATCCTTTAAGTTATTACCACTTCCAATATGTCCAATTAATTTGTATTTTCCTCTGTTAGTCTCTTTTATTTGTCAAAATTAATTGTTAGTTACTAGTCAGTTTGCATAGTCTTAATCTTCTGTCTCCTTAAGATATCCGACTGATCCATAAACTGCAACACAGCAACACCAAATTAACTGGCCATGTGCAACAGTAGTCAGTAGAAAAcagagttctctctctctctctctgacatACACACACTGTTTAGAATAGGCCAGATGCATTCCAACATGTTTGGAGTAAATTTACACAGTTCCATACAGTACACGAGTCAGGCTGCCTGATGGCTCCTATAACAGTGGTGAGTAAATGGAATAAATCTACACGGTCGATGCAGTGTAGCAGATATCTTatgccaatttttttatatataaattttttagaaTGGTTCTATTGGTTCTATTTGGTTTTTATTATTCTTGTATTACTTTTATTCTCAAATCAAGTTATGATAAAAACAAACTTCTGTAGCATTTTCTAGTGTTATTCACTTTGGCTTAGGCTTACAAGGTTTTCAAGCAGACAAAACCCTCAGTCAGGGCTATCTGTGTAGACTCTAAATATCGCGCATGTAAAGGACTGAATTTACTAACTTTTCACAATGGTGAAATCTAACCTATCATGCTTTGCCCCAAATATAAGTATGTCTATGGCATCTTTTATGAATCTGCTAAAATCCAATTATTGTGACCTGATCGTTGTAAAATTTTCAATTCTCTTGGTTGGTTGCTCCCAATTTTATTCAGTTTCGTCGTATTATAAATGCATGTAGATCTTTGCTTACTATCCTATTGATTTTCTCCTGTTAATTGCTTTTTAATGCATTATTTGTTTGTGGCTCTGTAAGTGTCATGAATTGAAAGGACTGAATTTACTCAACTGTTGTTTTTCCCCAAATATGACTATGTCTGTTATTTATTATGAACCTGCTAATACTCAATTCTGCTGTCTTGATCACTGTAAAACTTTCATTGCTCTTGGCTGGTTGTTCCCAAATTTATTCAGTTATGACATCATGATGCATGTCGATTTTGAGTTACTACTATTTATTTTCTCTTGTAAATTCTTTTTCGATGCACTTTGTGGCTAGGAATCAAAGGCATAATTCAGCTTATTGTAAGCTTTTTTATTTCATGATATACAAAGTATAGATCTGTAAATACAATTGATGCATAAATATGAAAAATGCAGACATCATTAGTAAAACTACCAAAGCAGTTACCCTTATGACTGAATTTTGTTCCCAAGTTCTTAATTGAATGTGAAATTGAACTGGTTCCCCTCACAACGTCAAAATTGTTAAAATTGGAATGTTGATATGTATGTTATTGGAATGTTATAGACTTTGTTTACTTATTCAGGTTTTAGGAATATAATCTAATAACCTCTTTGTAATAAAATCATTTCTATTCACAAATTTGGATGTGCTTATTATGTCTAGAAGACATCGTTCTATTCTGTTTAGTTTTATACACATTTTATAGCACCATAATACAGTTGAAAGCAGGATTCATGTATTTTTGTGGAATCTAATGCTAGCCAGAACCGATAAACATTGGCCGGTATTGTTCTCATGGACAAGAATAATATGCATTTGAAATTAAATAATAGTGCCCTGTAAGATGGCTACCAATGGTGTTGTGCAAATCTTATTTGAATGTGTAACACTAATGTTAAGTTAAGGTAAAATGGCCACAAACAATACATAGGACAAGGGGAGTACAGGTAGACCATTGTCTTCTATAAAGAAGATGAGATGAAAGGATAAAAGACGTTAGCCCTTGAATGAGATTCGATCTGGAAATCGGAATAATACCACATATTAAGCATAATGCTATTGCATTTATGATATTTGATTACTCTTGTAATGATGCAGGATGGATTAATTGCTATGTGAATCTAAGTTATATGTTCAGTCATCATTTTTTATTTGCTTCATGTAACAGGTTACCAATTACATCAACCAAATATATAAGAAATATAACAGGATTGTCTCAATGCCTCCATAATACAGATTATCCTTGCTACTTTCATCTTAACATATATGGCAGTAACCATTTCAAAACAGACATTTTTGTCTTGATTAAAAACCATGTCTTGTTATTTAGGTCAACCATGCCAACTCCATTGGAGTCTGGGTTAGCCATACTATTTGAAAACATTCAGTGTGTACAATATACATGGTTTATCGAGTAACAGGATAGTTCCCAACCCCCTCatcagaaaagaaagaaaatggtttGCAAGAGTAATAAAGAAAATTGAACCTCCCAACTCTCccacaatttttttattaaattgaatGTTGAAGGACCTTTAAACGAAATCATGGCCCTTTTGTAAGAGAACTATTAGAGATGAATTTGGGAAATTCTAGGCTGCTATGCAATAGACCCTGCCATTAGCAAACCTTTGTGGAGTTCAAGCAAGCTTTTGGAAAGAATTTCAAGCACATGGCAGTAAAAGGTGACATCCATAATCATCAGCTCGATGAAATCTGATTATTGTTTAAATTGAATCTTTGGGAAATTATGAAAGAAGCCTATATTCTAAAAGATAATATTTTCTAGATCTCGTTAGATCTCATATATTCATGTTAGGAAAAGCTCAAATCAGGTTGACAACCATGTTGTCCATTTATGAGTTAATTATTGGAAAAAAAGTCACATCCCAATCAAAGATGGATCAGTCAGCAGAGCAGGCCAAGTTAGGATTCGTAAGCAATTTCAGTCCAATTCAAGGAAGATGCTGAAAAATGATCACACCTGAACCAAAGATGGATGGTTACCAAGAGAGCCAGTAGGCTCAGTGGTAGAACACCCCAGTAACAAATAGGAGGTCCTAGGTTTGAATACTAACTGAACATGAAAAGTTTAACATTAATCTTAATCCAGAAAAAAGGAAGGATTCCTTTTTCAAGCTTCTCAATTGACAATGCTAAAGGCATGGACTTTGATCATTGAAGTATGTGAAATTCAGATGTAAAATCACAATTCTAATTCCattggacatatatatatatactcactcTTCTACTTCATTTTCTTTCATACCATCAAATTAAGAATGTGTaacataatattaaatataattaatgccTGTATAATTTTCCCCTCCTCTCTCTCGTTTCCAAGAGAGAGACACATAAATAATATCTAGACCTCTGCAGATTCCTTAACTTTTTCTGCAGTTTTCTTAGGAAGCAGAACTTGATGAATGTTTGGAATTACACCTCCATATGCAATAGtaacattttccaacaatttgTTCAATTCATCATCATTTCTGACTGCAAGCTGAATGTGCCGTGGAGTAATCCTATTCTTCTTGTTGTCTCTAGCAGCATTTCCTGACAATTCAAGAATCTGAAAAATAACAACACAAATCATCAACTCATATgcctaaaaatgaaaattttattttcatcattaatTCGAACAATTCCATTGAAACAAAATATAGTCTTCCTGCCATACTAATCACAGTTCTGATTGACAGAATAAATTTTTCGTGTAACATTATAGTCATATAACCTTCCCACTCTCCAGTTTTGATAAATTGGACATCATTGAAAGCAAGAAACGCAAT contains:
- the LOC131057115 gene encoding uncharacterized protein LOC131057115; protein product: MESATMGSSNGGGGGGRGRGKRKSVSKSTRAGLQFPVGRLARYLKNGRYARRIGLGAPIYMAAVMEYLAAEILELSGNAARDNKKNRITPRHIQLAVRNDDELNKLLENVTIAYGGVIPNIHQVLLPKKTAEKVKESAEV
- the LOC131057114 gene encoding photosystem I reaction center subunit V, chloroplastic — protein: MAAAACSWTPTGLRGLAPVSQNKSLAPTQASFLGNSISLKTKSSFQKKTRSGKASPLHITNALNPSLVISLSTGASLFLGRFVFLSFQRDNVTKQGLPEQNGETHYEAGDTRAQEYSSLLKSNDPAGFNIIDVLAWGSIGHIVAYFILATTSNGYSPDFF